The sequence GATCGGCTCCATGTCGATCATCAAGGGCGCCCCGAACATGGACAACGCCAAGAAGTGGTACGACTGGGCGCTGACCCCGGCCGCGCAGGAAATCGGCGCGTCGGCGAACTCGTTCCAGGTGCCGTCCAACAAGGGCGCCAAGGCTCCCGAGCAGGCCCCGGACCTGTCGTCGGTCAAGCTGATCGACTACGACTTCGCCAAATACGGCTCGTCGGCCGAACGCACCCGCCTGCTGACCAAGTGGGATGCGGAGGTCGGTGCCGCGCCGAAGTAAGGCGCGCACCGTCCCCGACAGCGACAGCATCGCGATGATCGACCGTTTTCCGGTGATCCTGGCCGCTGCCGGGCTGATCGGCCCGGCGGTGCTGGCCTACCATGCCGACGACGGAACCCGCCTGGCCGGAGCGCTTGCCTCCGGCCATGTGGCGCCCGCGCTCGGCTGTCTGGCGCTGGTCCTTGCGGCCGGCGCGAGCCTTGCCGGGGCCCAGCGCGCAAGCGCCCTTGCAGGGGCGATCGGCGGCACGCTGGCGCTCCTCGCGATGATCCTCGCCGGCTTCTTCCCGGCCTTGGCCGTCGGGATCGGCTTCGCCGGAACCGAGGTCGGCCGCGCCATCGGCCCGGGCGCGGGCATTCTCGCCCTTGCCCTGGTCGCGCTCGTCGCCGGCGCCATAGCCCGCTTCGGCGCCTTCCGCAACGACCGCTTCGTCTCGGTCAGCGTCATCACCATCGGCGCGCTGGTGGTGATGTTCGTGTTCTGGCCGGTGCTGCGGATGCTGTCCGAGGCCTTCCACGGAGAAAGCGAGGCGCGCGCCGCCGTCTTCCTCGACCGGCTGCTGCAGGGCGATATCTGGTCGCTCGCCTGCCTGTGGTCGACGGCCCGCTGCGGCGTTGCGCCCAACACCGTCATTCTCGGCGTTCTCGCCGCCTTCTTCTCGACAACGCTGGCGCTCGGCCTTGCCCTGATCGCGGTGCGCACCAATGTGCGCTTCCCGCGCGCCTTCGACGCGCTCGCCATCCTGCCGATCATCACGCCGCCCTTCGTCATCGGCCTTGCGCTGATCGTTCTGTTCGGGCGCACCGGCCTCATCACCACCGCCCTGTGGGACTGGTTCGGCATTCCCCGCTCGCGCTGGCTCTACGGCCTGCCCGGCGTGTTGCTGGCGCAGGTCCTGTCGCAGGTGCCCCTGTCCTTCCTGATCCTGGTCGGCTCGCTGAAGGCCCTGTCGCCGACGCTGGAAGAGGCCGCGCAGACCCTGCGCGCCACCCGCACCCGCATTCTCCTGACCGTGACGCTGCCGCTGCTGCTGCCGGCCATTGCCAACACCTATCTGCTGGCCTTCGTCGAGAGCCTTGCCGACTTCGGCAACCCGCTCGTGCTCGGCGGCAATTTCGAGGTGCTGTCGACCAAGATCTTCTTCGCCGTCGTCGGCGCCCAGCACGAGCCGGGCCGCGCCGCAGTGCTGGCCATGGTGCTGCTCGCCTTCACGCTCGCCGCCTTCCTGGTGCAGATGCGCCTGCTCGCCAACGCCTCCTTCGTCACCGTGTCGGGCAAGGGCGACAGCGGCGTACCGGCCGCCCTGCCCAAGGGCCTGCCCGCCGGCCTGTGGAGCATCATCATTCCGTGGATCGGCCTGACCATCGCGGTCTATTCGATCGTGCTGATCGGCGGCTTCGTGAAGGATATCGGCCGCTTCGACATGACGCCGACGCTCGATCACCTGCGCACCGGCTTCCTGGTGGAATGGACCGACAACGGCCTGTTCTGGGCAGGCTCGGCCTGGGACAGCTTCTGGACCACGGTGCTGGTCTCGGCCGCCGCCGCCCCGCTGACGGCGATCATCGGCCTCCTGACCGCCTATGTGCTGGCGCGCCAGAAGTTCCGCGGACGCAGGTCTCTGGAATTCCTGACCATGCTGTCCTTCGCCATTCCCGGCACGGTGATCGGCGTCGCCTATATCCTCGCCTTCAACGTGCCGCCGGTGGAGATTACCGGCACCGGCTTCATCCTCATCGCCTGCTTCGTCTTCCGCAACATGCCGGTCGGCGTGCGGGCGGGCATCGCCGCGCTGTCGCAGATCGATCCCTCGCTCGACGAGGCCTCGGCCACCCTGCGCGCCAGCACGGGGCGCACGCTGATGACCGTGGTACTGCCCCTGATGAAGCCGGCCATCGTCGCGACGCTGATCTTCTCCTTCGTCCATGCGATGACGGCGGTCTCGGCGATCATCTTCCTCGTCACGGCGCGCTACAACATGGCGACCGCCTATATCGTCGGCCGGGTGGAGGCCGGCGAGTACTCGCTCGCCATCTCCTACTGCGCCTTCATGATCGTCTTCATGATCGCTGCCATCGCGATAATCCGCCTCCTCGTCGGCGAGGCACGGCTGGGCCGGCGCGGCAGCGAAACCATCGCCGCAGGGGGACACTGATGGGACCGGCAAGCCTCGACTTCATCGGCGTCACCAAGCGCTACGGCGCGGTGACCGCCGTCGACGACGTCTCGTTCCGCTGCGAGGCCGGATCGCTGACCACGCTGCTCGGCCCCTCCGGCTGCGGCAAGACCACCACCTTGCGCATGATCGCCGGGCTGGAGCTGGCGAGCGAGGGGAAGATCCTGATCGACGACAAGGACGTGACGCATCTGTCGGCGGCCGAGCGCGACGTCACCATGGTGTTCCAGTCCTATGCGCTGTTCCCGCATATGAACGTGCTGGACAATGTCATGTACGGCCCGCGCTCGTCCGGCATCGGCAAGGCGCAGGCGGCCGAGATGGCGCACAAGAAGCTGAAGCTCCTGGGCCTGTCCGGCTTCGAGAGCCGGCTGCCGTCGGAACTGTCCGGCGGCCAGCAGCAACGCGTCGCCGTCGCCCGCGCGCTGGTGCTCGAACCCTCGATCCTGCTGTTCGACGAACCGCTGTCGAACCTCGACGCGCGGCTGCGCCGCCAGGTGCGCGAGGACATCCGCGCCCTGCAGAAGGATCTCGGCCTGACGGTGGTCTATGTCACCCACGACCAGGAGGAGGCGCTGGCCGTCTCCGACGAGGTCATCGTCATGTCCAATGCCCGCATCGCCCAGAAGGCGACCCCGCGCGATCTGTGGAACGCCCCGGCGAACCTCTTCGTCGCCGACTTCATCGGCGATGCCAATGTGGTCGACGGCACCATCACCAGCATTGCCGGCGAGACGGCGGTGCTCGACATGGCCGGCGCCAGCGTCGAGGCACCAGCGCGCGGCCTCGCCCCCGGTCCGGTGAAGATCGCCGTGCGGCCCGACGCACTGCGCCTGGCGCCGCTTCAGGCGGGCGATGCCGGCGGGCTGACCGGAACGGTCAGGACCGCAAGCTATCTCGGCAAGCACATGGAATACGAGATCAAGACGCCGCTCGGCGAGCTCTTCATCACCGCCCCCGCCGATGGCGACGAGGTCGGGGTGGGCGCCGCGGTGCGCCTGCTGCCCAAGGGGCACGGCATCGCGGTCATTCCGCAATAGCCGGACCGGCTCCGCCCGATCCGCAGGCGTGGGGAAAAACCCCGCCGCGCCCGCGACATGACCGGTGGATGGCAGGCGTCCGCCCCCATGCCCCGGCTGCCACGGCGCCGCACGGGCTATAGGGCTGCGCAATAGCTCCGTGCATGCAAAGATATTTCCAGCCGGCCGCCGGACCTGCGATTTTGCGGCCAGCCAATTTCAGGGGCCGGCCCGCGTGCCGCGGCCCGCTCGAGTTCTCAGGGAAAACCATGAACGCCTTCGATCCGACAGCCGAATACAGTGCCATTCGCGACGGTGTCGCCAAGGTCTGCGCCGAGTTCCCCGGCGAGTACTGGCGCGACCTCGACGCGCGCCGCGCCTATCCCAAGGACTTCGTCGACGCCCTGATCCGCGAGGGCTATCTCGCCGCAATGATCCCGGAGGAATACGGCGGGTCGGGCCTGAACCTGTCGGCTTCCGCCGTGATCCTGGAAGAGATCCACCGCAACGGCTGCAACGCCGCCGCCTGCCACGCGCAGATGTACACGATGGGCACGGTGCTGCGGCACGGCAGCCCCGAGCAGAAGCAGCAATACCTGCCCGGCATCGCCGACGGCACGCTGCGCCTGCAGGCCTTCGGCGTGACCGAGCCGACCAGCGGCACCGACACGCTGGCACTGAAGACGACCGCGCGGCGCGACGGCGACGACTACATCGTCAACGGACAGAAGATCTGGATCTCCCGCGCCGAGCACTCCGACCTGATGGTGCTGCTGGCCCGCACGACGCCGCGCGACCAGGTGAAGTCGAAGACCGACGGACTGTCGGTGTTCCTCATCGACCTGCGCGAGCTCAAGGGCAACGGCGTCGAGATCCGCCCGATCCGCACGATGATCAACCACGCGACGACGGAGATCTTCTTCGACAACGCGCGCATCCCCGCCTCCAGCCTGATCGGCGAGGAAGGCAAGGGCTTCCGCTACATCCTGTCCGGCATGAACTCCGAGCGCATCCTGATCGCCGCCGAGTGCATCGGCGATGCCAAGTGGTTCATCGAGAAGGGCTCCAATTACGCCAAGGAGCGGGTGATCTTCGGCGCCCCGATCGGCCAGAACCAGGGCGTGCAGTTCCCCCTCGCCCGCGCCTATGCGCACATGATGGCGGCCGAGGCCATCGTCTACCGCGCCGCCGCCATGTACGATGCCGGCCACAATCCGGGCGTGGAGGCCAACAGCGCCAAGATGCTGGCCGCCGACGCCAGCTGGGAAGCGGCCGAGGCCTGTTTGCAGACCCATGGCGGCTTCGGCTTCGCCGAGGAATACGACGTGGAGCGCAAGTTCCGCGAGGCGCGGCTGTACCAGGTGGCGCCGATCTCCACCAACCTGATCCTGTGCTTCATCGCCGAGCAGGTGCTCGGCCTGCCGAAATCCTACGGGGCCCCCAAGGCATGACGCTGATCGACCGCATCCTCGACCTTGCCATGATGCCCGCCGGCGAGTTGCCGGCCGGCGCGCTCGCCATGGCCCGCTTCTCGCTGTTCGACTGGCTGGTCTGCGGACGGGCCGGCATCGATGAGCCGCTGGCGGGCAAGCTGCGCCAGCTTGCGGACGAGGAAGGCGGTCGCGGCACGGCCTCGGTGTTCGGCGGCGCGCCCGCCCCGGCGCGCATGGCCGCGCTGGTCAACGGCGCAACGAGCCACGCACTCGACTACGACGACACCCATTTCGGCCATATCGGCCACACCTCCGTCGGCATCTATCCGGCCGCCCTTGCCGCCGGCGAGACGGTCGGCGCCAGCGCCCGCGCCGTGGTCGAGGCCTTCCTCGTCGGCGCGGAAGCCTCGGTGCGTATCGGCATGGCGCTGGGGTCCGTCCACTACAATCGCGGCTTCCACCAGACGGCGACAGCCGGCGCCTTCGGCGCGGCGATCGCCGCCGGGCGCCTCTTCGGCCTGACCCGCGACCAGATGCGCGTCGCCATCGGCCTGTGCGCTACCCGCGCCTCCGGCCTCAAGTCGCAGTTCGGCACGATGGGCAAGCCGTACAATGCGGGCATCGCCGCCGCCAATGGCGTGGAATGCGCAAGGCTCGCGGCCCTCGGCTTCACCTCCGCCGACGACGGGCTGATGAACGCGCAAGGCTTCATCCCCACCCATTCCGACAAGCCCGATCCGGACGCTGCCTGGCAGTCGCCGCCGCCGGAGACGTTCCTGTTCGAGGACATCAAGTACAAGCTGCATGCCTGCTGCCACGGCACCCATGCGATGATCGAGGCGCTGCGCACGGTGCGTGGGCAGGAAGGCCTCGGCATCGGCGATGTCGAGGCGATGGTGCTGCACACCAACCCGCGCTGGCTGTCGGTCTGCGACATCAAGGCGCCGCGCACCGGGCTGGAGGTCAAGTTCAGCTACAACTGGCTGGCCGGCATGGTGCTGGAGGACCGCGATACCGCGCGCGACGACACCTATACCGACGCGCTGGCGACCGACGCCGGTCTTGCCGCCTTTGCCCCGCGCATCACCGTGGACGGCGACCCGGCCTTGAGCGACATGCAAGCCAAGGGCCTGCTCCGGCTGAAGGACGGGCGCAGCATCGCCTTCTCGCACGATCTTGCCCGCCGGCTCGGCGAGGCGGAGCTTTCCGCCGGGCTCACCGCCAAGGCGAAGGCGCTGCTCGGCGAGGAAGGCGAACGGCTGCGGCAGGCGGTCGAAAAGCTCGACCGGCTTACGGCCGCCGATCTCGGCGCCCTGGTGGGAGCACGGGCATGAGCGACTATGCGGACTGGATCGGCAAGCAAAGGCGGGTGAGCGAAGCGCTCGACCGCGAGCTGCTGGAGCGCTACCGGGCAACCCTGTCGGGCATGCTGTGGCAGACCGACGTGCCGGCCGGCGTGCACTGGTGCCTGGCACCCGACGTGGTGGAGCCGGCGGAGCTCGGCCGCGACGGCCATCCGCGCACCGGCATCTTCCTGCCGGCACTGCCCCTGCCCCGGCGCATGTGGGCGGGCGGCCACCTGGAATACCGCAAGGCCTTTTCGCCCGGCGACGAGGTGACCCGCGTGACGACGATCCGCGACGTGACCTTCAAGCAGGGCCGCAGCGGGCCGCTCGGTTTCGTCACGCTGGACCATGTCTACGAGGTGGCGGGCGAGGCCCATGTCGTGGAGCGCCACGACATCGTCTATCGCGAAGACCCCAAGCCGGGCACGGCCACCATGCCACAGCGGGGGCCGCAGCCGGGCGAGGACTGGCAGGCGCTGGCGCGCTGGCAGGTGACGCCGACGCCGACGCTGCTGTTCCGCTATTCGGCGCTGACC comes from Stappia sp. 28M-7 and encodes:
- a CDS encoding ABC transporter permease; amino-acid sequence: MPRRSKARTVPDSDSIAMIDRFPVILAAAGLIGPAVLAYHADDGTRLAGALASGHVAPALGCLALVLAAGASLAGAQRASALAGAIGGTLALLAMILAGFFPALAVGIGFAGTEVGRAIGPGAGILALALVALVAGAIARFGAFRNDRFVSVSVITIGALVVMFVFWPVLRMLSEAFHGESEARAAVFLDRLLQGDIWSLACLWSTARCGVAPNTVILGVLAAFFSTTLALGLALIAVRTNVRFPRAFDALAILPIITPPFVIGLALIVLFGRTGLITTALWDWFGIPRSRWLYGLPGVLLAQVLSQVPLSFLILVGSLKALSPTLEEAAQTLRATRTRILLTVTLPLLLPAIANTYLLAFVESLADFGNPLVLGGNFEVLSTKIFFAVVGAQHEPGRAAVLAMVLLAFTLAAFLVQMRLLANASFVTVSGKGDSGVPAALPKGLPAGLWSIIIPWIGLTIAVYSIVLIGGFVKDIGRFDMTPTLDHLRTGFLVEWTDNGLFWAGSAWDSFWTTVLVSAAAAPLTAIIGLLTAYVLARQKFRGRRSLEFLTMLSFAIPGTVIGVAYILAFNVPPVEITGTGFILIACFVFRNMPVGVRAGIAALSQIDPSLDEASATLRASTGRTLMTVVLPLMKPAIVATLIFSFVHAMTAVSAIIFLVTARYNMATAYIVGRVEAGEYSLAISYCAFMIVFMIAAIAIIRLLVGEARLGRRGSETIAAGGH
- a CDS encoding ABC transporter ATP-binding protein — encoded protein: MGPASLDFIGVTKRYGAVTAVDDVSFRCEAGSLTTLLGPSGCGKTTTLRMIAGLELASEGKILIDDKDVTHLSAAERDVTMVFQSYALFPHMNVLDNVMYGPRSSGIGKAQAAEMAHKKLKLLGLSGFESRLPSELSGGQQQRVAVARALVLEPSILLFDEPLSNLDARLRRQVREDIRALQKDLGLTVVYVTHDQEEALAVSDEVIVMSNARIAQKATPRDLWNAPANLFVADFIGDANVVDGTITSIAGETAVLDMAGASVEAPARGLAPGPVKIAVRPDALRLAPLQAGDAGGLTGTVRTASYLGKHMEYEIKTPLGELFITAPADGDEVGVGAAVRLLPKGHGIAVIPQ
- a CDS encoding acyl-CoA dehydrogenase family protein encodes the protein MNAFDPTAEYSAIRDGVAKVCAEFPGEYWRDLDARRAYPKDFVDALIREGYLAAMIPEEYGGSGLNLSASAVILEEIHRNGCNAAACHAQMYTMGTVLRHGSPEQKQQYLPGIADGTLRLQAFGVTEPTSGTDTLALKTTARRDGDDYIVNGQKIWISRAEHSDLMVLLARTTPRDQVKSKTDGLSVFLIDLRELKGNGVEIRPIRTMINHATTEIFFDNARIPASSLIGEEGKGFRYILSGMNSERILIAAECIGDAKWFIEKGSNYAKERVIFGAPIGQNQGVQFPLARAYAHMMAAEAIVYRAAAMYDAGHNPGVEANSAKMLAADASWEAAEACLQTHGGFGFAEEYDVERKFREARLYQVAPISTNLILCFIAEQVLGLPKSYGAPKA
- a CDS encoding MmgE/PrpD family protein; translation: MTLIDRILDLAMMPAGELPAGALAMARFSLFDWLVCGRAGIDEPLAGKLRQLADEEGGRGTASVFGGAPAPARMAALVNGATSHALDYDDTHFGHIGHTSVGIYPAALAAGETVGASARAVVEAFLVGAEASVRIGMALGSVHYNRGFHQTATAGAFGAAIAAGRLFGLTRDQMRVAIGLCATRASGLKSQFGTMGKPYNAGIAAANGVECARLAALGFTSADDGLMNAQGFIPTHSDKPDPDAAWQSPPPETFLFEDIKYKLHACCHGTHAMIEALRTVRGQEGLGIGDVEAMVLHTNPRWLSVCDIKAPRTGLEVKFSYNWLAGMVLEDRDTARDDTYTDALATDAGLAAFAPRITVDGDPALSDMQAKGLLRLKDGRSIAFSHDLARRLGEAELSAGLTAKAKALLGEEGERLRQAVEKLDRLTAADLGALVGARA
- a CDS encoding MaoC family dehydratase N-terminal domain-containing protein, which translates into the protein MSDYADWIGKQRRVSEALDRELLERYRATLSGMLWQTDVPAGVHWCLAPDVVEPAELGRDGHPRTGIFLPALPLPRRMWAGGHLEYRKAFSPGDEVTRVTTIRDVTFKQGRSGPLGFVTLDHVYEVAGEAHVVERHDIVYREDPKPGTATMPQRGPQPGEDWQALARWQVTPTPTLLFRYSALTFNGHRIHYDQPYATGVEGYDGLVVHGPLQSIWMQNLAASLLGKLPGAFTYRGLSPLTCNRPVSVEAREGEDGALELRVRRDEDGVVTMQATAKA